A window of the Butyricimonas virosa genome harbors these coding sequences:
- a CDS encoding aminotransferase class I/II-fold pyridoxal phosphate-dependent enzyme: MNKERYINKLNKIKESGNYRMLRDVQHNGFLIHYNEREMLNLSSNDYLGLASNPVLYEDFRKETDVKLLSYSAVSSRLLSGNHEYYSLLENDLSDLYGKEAALVLNSGYHANIGILPALAGKRDLIVADKLVHASIIDGLRLSEAEMLRFRHLDYEHLREILFNHREEYDNVFIVTESIFSMDGDVADLQELCDLKREYDTFLYVDEAHAVGVRGTNGLGCCEEQGCIDDIDFIVGTFGKAFASYGAFVVCDEMFRDFLVNTQRSLIFTTALPPVNVAWTRFILNRMPDFYSYRMKLSGIAEQLRTTLANRGFETRGDSHIVPFLCGSNENSVYMSELFQDNGFFVLPVRYPTVPKNEARIRFSLNAAIPEEDYDCLMEFIEISL; this comes from the coding sequence ATGAATAAAGAACGATATATTAATAAACTGAACAAGATAAAGGAATCGGGGAATTATCGGATGTTGCGAGACGTGCAGCATAACGGTTTCTTGATACATTATAACGAACGGGAAATGCTGAATCTCTCGTCGAATGATTACCTGGGGTTGGCATCAAACCCGGTGTTGTACGAGGATTTCCGGAAGGAAACGGACGTGAAGTTGCTGTCGTATAGTGCCGTGTCGTCGCGTTTGTTATCGGGGAATCACGAGTATTATAGCTTGTTGGAAAATGATTTGAGTGATTTATACGGGAAGGAGGCCGCCTTGGTGCTGAATTCCGGTTATCATGCGAATATCGGGATATTGCCTGCGCTGGCAGGGAAACGGGACTTGATCGTGGCGGATAAGTTGGTGCACGCCAGTATTATCGACGGCTTGCGGTTGAGTGAGGCCGAGATGTTACGCTTTCGTCACTTAGATTACGAACATTTGCGGGAAATTCTGTTTAATCATCGGGAGGAATACGATAATGTATTTATCGTGACGGAATCCATATTCAGCATGGATGGTGACGTGGCAGACTTGCAGGAGTTGTGTGATCTGAAGAGGGAGTACGACACGTTCCTGTACGTGGACGAGGCGCACGCTGTCGGAGTTCGGGGAACGAACGGGCTGGGATGTTGCGAAGAACAAGGGTGCATTGATGATATTGATTTTATCGTGGGTACTTTTGGAAAGGCTTTTGCATCCTACGGGGCTTTCGTGGTTTGTGACGAGATGTTCCGGGATTTCCTGGTGAACACGCAGCGCAGTTTAATTTTCACCACGGCGTTGCCCCCGGTGAATGTGGCATGGACTCGTTTTATTCTTAACCGAATGCCGGATTTTTACTCTTACCGTATGAAACTGTCAGGTATCGCCGAGCAACTACGTACGACGTTGGCGAACCGAGGATTCGAGACTCGGGGAGATTCTCATATCGTACCTTTCTTGTGTGGGAGTAACGAGAATAGCGTTTATATGTCCGAGTTGTTCCAAGACAATGGTTTTTTCGTGTTGCCCGTGAGATACCCGACCGTACCGAAGAACGAGGCGCGCATCCGTTTCTCGCTGAATGCGGCTATACCGGAGGAAGATTACGATTGTTTGATGGAATTTATAGAAATCAGTCTTTAA
- a CDS encoding DUF452 family protein — translation MILDFKFQPHKSDSQLETCNSPKVNSMRREWITKEGSRMLTLFFCGWGMDERAVQHVKGKGDLLLFYDYRDISGEEAPEVKGYESVRVVAWSMGVWAASVLLSRWNIPVSYRVAINGTERPVDEHYGIHPKIYLLTERGMTEQGRDKFFARMLSGKEEIERFEENKPCRDIDEQRDELRLIREQSVREMSEMYWDRVYISEGDVIFPVENQRNWWRDRVEIITLSGGHYPFYVLDNWEKIWK, via the coding sequence ATGATTTTAGATTTTAAATTCCAGCCGCATAAATCAGATTCCCAACTTGAAACTTGTAACTCTCCCAAGGTGAATTCCATGCGAAGAGAATGGATTACTAAAGAGGGAAGCCGGATGCTCACGTTATTTTTTTGCGGTTGGGGTATGGATGAGCGTGCCGTGCAACACGTGAAGGGGAAGGGGGATTTGCTTTTGTTCTATGATTACCGGGATATTTCCGGGGAGGAAGCACCGGAGGTCAAGGGGTACGAGAGTGTGCGTGTCGTGGCTTGGTCGATGGGGGTGTGGGCGGCATCGGTGTTGTTGAGTCGTTGGAATATTCCAGTCTCCTACCGGGTAGCAATCAATGGAACAGAACGTCCGGTAGATGAGCATTACGGGATTCATCCTAAGATATATTTGCTGACCGAGCGGGGTATGACCGAGCAAGGGAGAGACAAGTTCTTTGCCCGTATGCTCTCGGGGAAGGAGGAGATCGAACGTTTCGAGGAAAATAAGCCTTGCAGGGATATTGATGAGCAACGGGACGAGTTGCGGCTTATCCGGGAGCAGTCGGTGCGGGAAATGTCCGAAATGTATTGGGACCGGGTTTATATTTCCGAGGGAGATGTTATCTTCCCGGTGGAAAATCAACGGAACTGGTGGAGGGATCGTGTTGAGATCATTACCCTATCGGGAGGGCATTACCCGTTTTACGTGCTAGATAATTGGGAAAAGATATGGAAATAA
- the bioC gene encoding malonyl-ACP O-methyltransferase BioC yields the protein MEINKEEVEQRFRRSRISYNDNARVQKMVVNRMIPMILSSVKRVPEKILEIGCGTGLLTSQLQRTFSSDGLYLNDLVEELCYHAATVNRVSLTHCFPGDVEKLFLPLSFDLIASASTFQWFTTPEETFKKLSKRLEQNGVLVFSTFGKFNLREIRLTTGGGLDYRSKEELEKMLELYFKIELIEEEFYMLEFDSPLAVLQHLKKTGVNVSGDSTIWTKGRVDAFIKDYNARFAIDGKVTLTYHPLYFVCRKR from the coding sequence ATGGAAATAAATAAAGAAGAGGTAGAACAGCGTTTCAGGCGGAGTCGAATCAGTTATAATGACAATGCACGGGTGCAGAAAATGGTGGTTAACCGGATGATTCCCATGATCTTGTCATCCGTGAAGCGTGTGCCGGAGAAGATATTGGAGATTGGTTGCGGTACAGGTTTGTTGACTTCACAACTGCAACGCACTTTCTCGAGTGACGGGTTGTACTTGAACGATTTGGTGGAAGAGTTGTGTTATCATGCGGCGACTGTTAACCGTGTGTCGCTGACGCATTGTTTCCCGGGGGATGTGGAGAAGTTATTTCTGCCCCTTAGTTTTGATCTGATTGCTTCGGCGTCCACCTTCCAGTGGTTTACGACTCCAGAAGAGACGTTCAAGAAATTATCTAAGCGATTGGAACAAAATGGTGTGCTGGTGTTTAGTACCTTTGGGAAGTTTAATTTACGGGAGATACGATTGACCACGGGCGGCGGGCTTGATTACCGGAGTAAGGAAGAGCTGGAAAAGATGCTGGAACTTTACTTTAAAATTGAATTGATAGAGGAAGAGTTTTATATGCTTGAATTTGACAGCCCTTTAGCGGTACTTCAGCATTTGAAAAAGACAGGGGTGAATGTTTCGGGTGATTCGACAATCTGGACGAAAGGACGGGTGGATGCCTTTATTAAGGACTATAACGCCCGCTTTGCCATTGATGGAAAGGTTACTCTAACTTACCATCCGCTTTATTTTGTGTGTAGGAAGAGATAA
- a CDS encoding peptidase U32 family protein: MRRVELLSPAKNVDVAIAAINNGADAVYIGGPAFGARKAVGNSLEDIEKAVLYAHRFYCRVFVTLNTILYDEELPEVERLIHGLYKIGVDAIIVQDLAVLKLDLPPIALHASTQMHNYDLERIKFLDRLGFQRVVLARELSLAQLREIRREVKAELEYFVHGALCVSLSGQCYMSHYLTNRSANRGECAQACRMRWTVEDDAGKVVLKDKYVLSLKDLNLSAHLSELVEAGIDSFKIEGRLKEADYVANVTNYYSSCLDEIVACDEDLARVGAGYVKAGFEADPERSFNRGYTDYFFVQRKPGMVNMDSPKSMGKKVAMVKQVKGNQMFVELLEPVHNADGLCYFDGRELRGVKVNTADGGRLTCNERLDVKPGMLLYRNYDHEFVTRLAKGTSVRKIKVKIDVYVEDARLVLVAMDENGISVTVRSDETFEVATNPAQVERVVGQLRKSGDTEYDCYEVEYHDEMVLFIPSSVVNGYRRQLLDALSREREEQRERWVQEPLNQDVKYTGSADWRLNVVNRLATEFYREHGVETVEPGFETGNKVRGREVMTTRYCLLFELGMCRKTGKDKALKFPLYLSNNLGRFRLEFDCKHCFMKVLSI; this comes from the coding sequence ATGAGAAGAGTGGAGCTACTTTCCCCGGCAAAGAATGTTGACGTGGCGATTGCTGCTATCAATAACGGTGCGGATGCCGTGTATATAGGTGGTCCGGCTTTTGGAGCCCGGAAAGCCGTAGGAAACAGTCTGGAGGACATCGAGAAGGCGGTACTGTATGCACATCGGTTTTATTGCCGGGTGTTTGTCACGTTGAACACGATTCTCTACGACGAGGAGTTACCGGAGGTGGAACGTTTGATTCATGGCCTGTACAAGATAGGAGTGGATGCTATTATCGTGCAGGATCTGGCTGTACTGAAGCTTGATTTACCCCCGATAGCACTACATGCCAGCACGCAGATGCATAATTATGACTTGGAGCGAATCAAGTTTTTGGATCGACTAGGATTCCAACGTGTCGTGTTGGCACGGGAGTTGTCGTTGGCGCAGTTGCGGGAGATTCGCCGGGAAGTGAAGGCCGAGTTGGAATACTTTGTCCATGGGGCTTTGTGTGTTAGTTTAAGCGGGCAATGCTATATGTCGCATTACCTGACGAATCGGTCGGCTAACCGGGGCGAATGTGCCCAAGCCTGCCGGATGCGGTGGACGGTGGAGGACGATGCGGGAAAGGTGGTGCTAAAGGATAAATACGTGCTTTCACTGAAGGATTTGAACTTGTCGGCTCATTTGTCGGAATTGGTGGAAGCGGGTATTGATTCTTTCAAGATCGAGGGACGGTTGAAGGAAGCGGATTACGTGGCAAATGTTACGAATTATTACTCCAGTTGTCTGGATGAAATCGTGGCTTGCGATGAGGATTTGGCACGTGTGGGTGCCGGGTACGTGAAGGCTGGTTTCGAGGCCGATCCCGAGCGGAGTTTTAACCGGGGATACACGGACTATTTTTTCGTGCAGAGGAAACCGGGCATGGTGAACATGGATTCCCCGAAGTCGATGGGGAAGAAGGTGGCCATGGTGAAACAGGTGAAGGGAAACCAGATGTTTGTGGAACTATTGGAACCCGTGCATAACGCTGACGGGTTGTGTTACTTTGACGGTCGGGAATTGCGGGGCGTGAAGGTGAACACGGCCGATGGGGGTCGATTGACGTGTAACGAGAGACTGGACGTGAAGCCGGGAATGTTGTTGTACCGGAATTATGACCATGAATTCGTAACACGCCTTGCTAAAGGGACTTCCGTGAGAAAAATTAAAGTGAAGATTGACGTGTATGTGGAAGATGCCCGGCTGGTGCTGGTGGCTATGGACGAGAATGGTATTTCCGTGACCGTTCGGAGTGACGAGACATTCGAGGTAGCCACGAATCCTGCACAGGTGGAACGTGTTGTCGGGCAACTGCGGAAGAGTGGGGATACGGAGTACGATTGTTATGAGGTGGAGTATCACGATGAAATGGTGCTTTTTATACCTTCTTCCGTGGTGAATGGTTATCGTCGGCAATTATTGGATGCTTTGAGCCGGGAACGGGAAGAGCAGCGGGAGAGATGGGTGCAGGAGCCTTTGAACCAAGACGTGAAATATACGGGGAGTGCCGATTGGCGATTGAACGTGGTGAATCGTCTCGCAACGGAGTTCTACCGGGAGCATGGTGTGGAGACGGTAGAACCGGGATTCGAGACCGGAAACAAGGTGAGAGGTAGGGAAGTGATGACCACCCGCTATTGCCTGTTATTCGAGTTAGGTATGTGCCGTAAGACGGGGAAGGATAAAGCGCTGAAGTTTCCGTTATATCTTTCCAACAATTTGGGACGGTTTCGACTTGAATTCGATTGTAAACATTGTTTCATGAAGGTATTGTCTATTTAA
- a CDS encoding DMT family transporter: protein MQWILLICAGLLEIGWPLGFKLAGLHEKYFYHFIALSVVSMGLSGFLLYLAQKSIPIGTAYVIWTGIGAVGTVLLGIFFFHDSTNLYRLLFVFLILTGVVGLKLVH from the coding sequence ATGCAATGGATTTTACTAATATGCGCCGGGCTACTGGAAATCGGCTGGCCCCTCGGCTTTAAACTTGCCGGACTACACGAGAAATACTTCTACCACTTCATCGCCCTTTCCGTCGTCTCCATGGGATTAAGCGGATTCCTGCTCTACTTGGCACAAAAGAGCATTCCTATCGGCACGGCATACGTGATCTGGACCGGGATCGGTGCCGTCGGTACCGTTCTATTGGGAATTTTCTTTTTCCACGACTCCACGAATTTATACCGTCTCCTTTTCGTGTTTCTAATCCTGACGGGAGTTGTCGGGCTGAAACTCGTTCACTAA
- a CDS encoding Crp/Fnr family transcriptional regulator: MIDENVLERLKPYLTEVSYPKGYVLFNSEKLERNIYFIKRGMARAFVEADGRDITIWFGQEGDVIISARGYVYGEKGYETMALLEDSELYRVNGMDLQDLYRNDIVVCNWARRLIEWEFVRTEHHLIANLSEPAADRYMQLLREKPEILRRVQLQHIASFLGISSEHLSRIRAITKNRTK; the protein is encoded by the coding sequence ATGATTGATGAAAACGTCTTGGAACGATTGAAGCCTTACCTGACGGAAGTGAGTTACCCGAAAGGGTATGTTTTGTTCAACAGTGAGAAGCTGGAGAGGAATATTTACTTTATCAAGCGGGGGATGGCTAGGGCGTTCGTTGAGGCGGATGGCCGGGATATCACGATCTGGTTCGGGCAAGAGGGTGACGTGATTATATCTGCCAGAGGGTACGTGTACGGGGAGAAGGGGTACGAGACGATGGCGCTTCTGGAGGATTCGGAATTGTACCGGGTGAACGGGATGGATTTACAGGATTTGTATCGTAACGATATTGTGGTTTGTAATTGGGCAAGACGATTGATTGAATGGGAGTTCGTGAGGACGGAACATCATTTGATAGCCAATCTTTCAGAACCTGCTGCCGACAGGTATATGCAGTTGTTACGGGAAAAACCAGAGATTCTGCGGCGGGTGCAGTTGCAGCATATCGCATCTTTTTTGGGGATCTCCTCGGAACATCTGAGCCGGATTCGGGCGATCACTAAAAACAGAACGAAGTAA
- a CDS encoding clostripain-related cysteine peptidase, with product MRVIQYIGVLLFFFLVSCEKNDVEPQKTRTLMVYLAGDNNLSGHMQKNISSMMSAWKESYNANIVIYFDAPNAAPELYTFRFKGKEVEKQVLKTYEEMDSADPEVLKKILNEMQDLYPSDSYGLILGSHASGWIPSGASGRSNRMLHAEPVLTRSFGKDYTGSNEMDTRDMAKAIPFNKENLEFILFDACLMSSIEVLYDLRDKAKYVIASPAELPAPGFPYARVMPYFWGKGKDLEKDLVKVCDEFWDYYNTYNATNRFGTIALIKMDEMEHLFDLTREVLQGQKENVATIKQNAVYCYPMVEYTKHDRFFDLGEYMKYMTEDREGLYKEYRDFLDNEVVIYKKATNPFYYTEIPEEKFSGIATYIPLSIKVWRVETEAYWNFPWSRVYDAVTE from the coding sequence ATGCGAGTTATTCAATATATAGGAGTGCTTCTTTTCTTTTTCCTCGTGTCCTGCGAGAAAAATGACGTGGAGCCACAGAAGACAAGGACGTTGATGGTTTATTTGGCGGGAGATAATAATCTTTCGGGACACATGCAGAAGAATATCAGTTCCATGATGTCCGCTTGGAAGGAGAGTTATAATGCAAATATCGTGATCTATTTTGATGCTCCCAATGCAGCACCGGAGCTTTACACGTTCCGATTTAAAGGAAAAGAGGTGGAGAAACAAGTACTAAAAACGTATGAGGAGATGGATTCTGCGGATCCAGAAGTTCTGAAAAAGATATTGAATGAGATGCAGGATTTATACCCGTCAGATTCGTATGGTTTAATTCTTGGTTCACATGCTTCAGGGTGGATTCCCTCTGGGGCATCTGGTCGGAGTAATCGGATGTTACATGCCGAGCCCGTGTTGACCCGTAGTTTTGGTAAGGATTATACCGGGTCAAACGAGATGGATACACGGGATATGGCAAAAGCAATTCCTTTTAATAAGGAGAATCTGGAGTTTATCTTGTTCGATGCTTGTCTGATGTCCTCTATTGAAGTGCTTTATGATTTGCGGGACAAGGCTAAATACGTGATTGCATCCCCGGCTGAACTGCCAGCACCGGGTTTCCCTTATGCCCGGGTGATGCCTTATTTCTGGGGAAAGGGGAAGGATTTGGAGAAGGATTTGGTGAAAGTGTGTGATGAATTTTGGGATTATTATAACACGTATAATGCAACTAATCGTTTTGGTACGATTGCTTTAATTAAGATGGACGAGATGGAGCATTTATTTGATCTTACTCGGGAAGTTTTGCAAGGGCAAAAAGAGAATGTAGCCACGATAAAACAAAATGCCGTTTACTGTTATCCTATGGTGGAATACACCAAGCATGATCGCTTTTTTGACTTGGGAGAGTATATGAAGTATATGACCGAGGACAGAGAAGGACTTTATAAAGAGTATCGGGACTTCTTGGATAACGAGGTTGTGATCTATAAAAAAGCAACGAACCCATTTTATTATACAGAAATACCGGAGGAAAAATTTAGCGGTATCGCAACTTATATTCCTCTAAGTATTAAAGTATGGCGTGTTGAAACAGAGGCTTATTGGAACTTCCCTTGGTCGAGAGTTTATGATGCGGTGACGGAATAA